One Punica granatum isolate Tunisia-2019 chromosome 3, ASM765513v2, whole genome shotgun sequence genomic window carries:
- the LOC116201733 gene encoding 60S ribosomal protein L18a-like protein isoform X2 gives MDQKHSNVGVDQEKGDYTPLKDEEDPKLGLYDKPLPCFGCGIGWFSLVLGFVFPVMWYFATILYFCNYYQKDPRERAGLAASAIAAMICTVAIIIAAAVIMSG, from the exons ATGGATCAGA AGCATTCAAATGTTGGGGTGGACCAGGAAAAAGGTGACTATACCCCCCTTAAAGACGAAGAAGATCCAAAGTTGGGACTGTACGACAAGCCTCTTCCTTGTTTTGGTTGCGGAATCGGATGGTTCTC TCTTGTGCTTGGATTTGTTTTTCCAGTAATGTGGTACTTTGCGACGATCCTATACTTCTGCAATTACTACCAGAAGGATCCCAGAGAAAGAGCTGGACTAGCAGCTTCTGCAATTGCT GCAATGATATGTACAGTTGCTATTATCATCGCTGCGGCAGTAATTATGTCGGGATAG
- the LOC116201715 gene encoding putative F-box/LRR-repeat protein At3g28410 isoform X1, with protein MATGSMMAATSEETVDWISSAPDDVLIMVLSRLPLKEAARTSILSRRYRYLWTHSTKLDFDASETLARILDDMLIKENDRDEYMSWVDQVIVASQAPVLDCFRVRFYLDSRHSDKIDSWIKFALERRVQSLELVMISDLRVLYPHYTFPSFTCGVEFLTSLDLVDVDITSEGLTCLLSKCLLLEKFHIARSRNLNHFEIAAGPPLRLKCLSILWEVITITISAPTPDLLSFRFCGGVKSLHIESAPKLIDLFINRHPAPLSLVLRPLMHSFSQLQTLSFSLFMGWKKAIRITPLLPEMTCLKHLTLRVYSFNSDTRLHGLTSLIKKAPSLQRLTIKMSRLGARVKLKTKRFHKYSHPSLRVMELRGFEGSTNDIELALYLLSIATLPEKLIIDLRHAYLDGYYAFEERAKLEGAVNRALELRSLMAPEVQLVVNLLADSQEACMD; from the exons ATGGCCACGGGATCGATGATGGCAGCAACCTCGGAGGAAACTGTG GATTGGATAAGCTCAGCACCGGATGACGTTCTCATCATGGTATTGTCTCGCTTACCGCTGAAAGAAGCGGCCAGAACCAGCATTCTGTCCCGTAGATATAGATACTTGTGGACACATTCCACGAAATTGGATTTTGATGCTTCTGAGACGTTGGCTCGTATCCTCGACGACATGTTGATCAAAGAAAACGATAGAGATGAGTATATGAGCTGGGTCGACCAAGTGATTGTGGCTTCCCAGGCCCCGGTCTTGGATTGCTTCAGAGTTCGCTTTTACCTGGATTCAAGACATTCAGACAAGATTGATTCCTGGATTAAGTTCGCCCTGGAAAGAAGAGTGCAGTCGCTTGAACTGGTCATGATTTCCGACCTCCGTGTGCTGTATCCGCACTATACTTTTCCCAGCTTTACATGTGGCGTCGAGTTCTTGACGTCCCTTGATCTGGTGGATGTTGACATCACTTCGGAAGGTCTCACATGTTTGCTATCGAAGTGCTTGCTGCTCGAGAAATTCCACATTGCACGGTCACGGAATTTAAACCATTTTGAGATTGCTGCTGGTCCCCCTCTCCGGTTAAAGTGCTTAAGTATACTCTGGGAAGTAATAACTATCACGATTTCGGCCCCTACTCCCGACCTCCTGTCCTTCAGGTTTTGTGGAGGAGTGAAAAGCTTGCACATTGAAAGCGCCCCTAAACTTATAGATTTATTTATCAACAGGCACCCTGCCCCATTGAGCCTTGTTCTCCGACCTCTTATGCACTCCTTCTCCCAGCTTCAGACCCTTAGTTTTTCGCTTTTCATGGGTTGGAAAAAG GCGATCCGCATAACACCACTACTTCCGGAGATGACTTGTCTGAAGCATCTCACATTGCGTGTTTACTCGTTTAACAGCGATACTAGACTCCACGGCTTAACTTCCTTGATTAAGAAAGCCCCTTCATTACAGCGGTTAACAATCAAG ATGAGTCGGCTAGGTGCTCGAGTAAAGTTGAAGACGAAACGATTTCACAAGTACTCTCACCCATCCCTTCGAGTCATGGAATTGAGAGGTTTTGAAGGGTCGACAAATGACATCGAGCTGGCGTTGTATTTGCTCAGTATAGCTACTTTGCCCGAAAAGCTTATAATCGATCTGCGCCATGCCTACCTAGATGGATACTATGCTTTCGAGGAGCGTGCAAAACTGGAAGGGGCGGTAAATCGTGCTTTGGAGCTTCGTTCACTGATGGCTCCAGAGGTTCAGCTGGTTGTGAATTTGCTAGCGGATTCCCAAGAGGCTTGTATGGATTAA
- the LOC116201715 gene encoding putative F-box/LRR-repeat protein At3g28410 isoform X2: MVLSRLPLKEAARTSILSRRYRYLWTHSTKLDFDASETLARILDDMLIKENDRDEYMSWVDQVIVASQAPVLDCFRVRFYLDSRHSDKIDSWIKFALERRVQSLELVMISDLRVLYPHYTFPSFTCGVEFLTSLDLVDVDITSEGLTCLLSKCLLLEKFHIARSRNLNHFEIAAGPPLRLKCLSILWEVITITISAPTPDLLSFRFCGGVKSLHIESAPKLIDLFINRHPAPLSLVLRPLMHSFSQLQTLSFSLFMGWKKAIRITPLLPEMTCLKHLTLRVYSFNSDTRLHGLTSLIKKAPSLQRLTIKMSRLGARVKLKTKRFHKYSHPSLRVMELRGFEGSTNDIELALYLLSIATLPEKLIIDLRHAYLDGYYAFEERAKLEGAVNRALELRSLMAPEVQLVVNLLADSQEACMD; this comes from the exons ATGGTATTGTCTCGCTTACCGCTGAAAGAAGCGGCCAGAACCAGCATTCTGTCCCGTAGATATAGATACTTGTGGACACATTCCACGAAATTGGATTTTGATGCTTCTGAGACGTTGGCTCGTATCCTCGACGACATGTTGATCAAAGAAAACGATAGAGATGAGTATATGAGCTGGGTCGACCAAGTGATTGTGGCTTCCCAGGCCCCGGTCTTGGATTGCTTCAGAGTTCGCTTTTACCTGGATTCAAGACATTCAGACAAGATTGATTCCTGGATTAAGTTCGCCCTGGAAAGAAGAGTGCAGTCGCTTGAACTGGTCATGATTTCCGACCTCCGTGTGCTGTATCCGCACTATACTTTTCCCAGCTTTACATGTGGCGTCGAGTTCTTGACGTCCCTTGATCTGGTGGATGTTGACATCACTTCGGAAGGTCTCACATGTTTGCTATCGAAGTGCTTGCTGCTCGAGAAATTCCACATTGCACGGTCACGGAATTTAAACCATTTTGAGATTGCTGCTGGTCCCCCTCTCCGGTTAAAGTGCTTAAGTATACTCTGGGAAGTAATAACTATCACGATTTCGGCCCCTACTCCCGACCTCCTGTCCTTCAGGTTTTGTGGAGGAGTGAAAAGCTTGCACATTGAAAGCGCCCCTAAACTTATAGATTTATTTATCAACAGGCACCCTGCCCCATTGAGCCTTGTTCTCCGACCTCTTATGCACTCCTTCTCCCAGCTTCAGACCCTTAGTTTTTCGCTTTTCATGGGTTGGAAAAAG GCGATCCGCATAACACCACTACTTCCGGAGATGACTTGTCTGAAGCATCTCACATTGCGTGTTTACTCGTTTAACAGCGATACTAGACTCCACGGCTTAACTTCCTTGATTAAGAAAGCCCCTTCATTACAGCGGTTAACAATCAAG ATGAGTCGGCTAGGTGCTCGAGTAAAGTTGAAGACGAAACGATTTCACAAGTACTCTCACCCATCCCTTCGAGTCATGGAATTGAGAGGTTTTGAAGGGTCGACAAATGACATCGAGCTGGCGTTGTATTTGCTCAGTATAGCTACTTTGCCCGAAAAGCTTATAATCGATCTGCGCCATGCCTACCTAGATGGATACTATGCTTTCGAGGAGCGTGCAAAACTGGAAGGGGCGGTAAATCGTGCTTTGGAGCTTCGTTCACTGATGGCTCCAGAGGTTCAGCTGGTTGTGAATTTGCTAGCGGATTCCCAAGAGGCTTGTATGGATTAA
- the LOC116201731 gene encoding mitochondrial import inner membrane translocase subunit TIM23-1-like, whose product MGQRSDPILSVILEPLTADFSTRLPTKPRPASSLPFNRSNLNPSSPPRSSTSMAYRSSYPDPESSDQRRERLYNPYQDLQLPAKTLYKLPTSPEFLFSEESLHQRRSWGENLTFYTGCGYVAGSIGGASHGAFNGIKSIEPSDTLKLKINRLLNSSGHSGRAWGNRLGVIGLLYAGIESGIVAVTDRDDLWSSFGAGLGTGAVYRAARGVRSAAVAGALGGAAAAAAVAGKQVMKRYVPI is encoded by the coding sequence ATGGGCCAACGATCCGACCCGATCCTCTCGGTTATTCTCGAGCCGCTGACTGCTGACTTTTCGACGAGGCTTCCAACAAAACCACGGCCCGCCTCCTCTCTCCCCTTTAATCGCTCAAACCTAAACCCTAGCTCGCCACCACGCAGCTCCACCTCCATGGCTTACCGGAGTTCCTACCCCGATCCAGAGTCTTCCGATCAGCGACGAGAACGCCTCTACAACCCCTACCAGGACCTCCAGCTCCCCGCCAAGACCCTGTACAAGCTCCCCACGTCCCCGGAGTTCCTCTTCTCCGAGGAGTCCCTCCACCAGCGCCGCTCCTGGGGCGAGAACCTCACGTTCTACACCGGCTGCGGTTACGTCGCGGGCTCCATCGGCGGAGCCTCTCATGGCGCCTTCAACGGCATCAAATCCATCGAGCCCTCCGACACGCTCAAGCTCAAGATCAACCGCCTCCTCAACTCTTCCGGCCACTCTGGTCGCGCGTGGGGGAACCGGCTGGGCGTCATCGGGCTGCTTTACGCGGGAATCGAGAGCGGGATCGTGGCGGTGACCGACCGGGACGATTTGTGGAGCAGCTTTGGGGCGGGACTCGGCACCGGCGCGGTATACAGGGCTGCGAGGGGTGTGAGGTCCGCGGCCGTGGCCGGAGCTCTTGGCGGCGCCGCGGCAGCTGCAGCCGTTGCGGGGAAGCAGGTGATGAAGCGATACGTGCCAATATGA
- the LOC116201732 gene encoding 40S ribosomal protein S14-3: MSKRKVREPKEENVTLGPAVREGEHVFGVAHIFASFNDTFIHVTDLSGRETMVRITGGMKVKADRDESSPYAAMLAAQDVSQRCKELGITALHIKLRATGGNKTKTPGPGAQSALRALARSGMKIGRIEDVTPIPTDSTRRKGGRRGRRL, translated from the exons ATG TCGAAGAGAAAGGTTAGGGAGCCCAAGGAGGAGAACGTCACCCTTGGACCGGCTGTGCGTGAGGGGGAGCACGTATTCGGGGTCGCTCACATTTTTGCCTCTTTTAACGACACATTCATT CATGTTACTGATTTATCCGGCAGGGAAACAATGGTTCGCATCACTG GAGGGATGAAGGTGAAGGCTGATAGGGATGAATCTTCACCATATGCAGCCATGCTTGCTGCACAGGATGTTTCTCAGCGCTGCAAG GAGCTTGGGATCACGGCTCTTCACATTAAGCTTCGGGCAACTGGAGGAAACAAGACCAAGACACCTGGTCCTGGTGCCCAGTCGGCACTCCGAGCCCTCGCCCGTTCCGGCATGAAAATTGGCCGCATAG AGGATGTAACGCCGATTCCGACTGACAGCACTCGTAGAAAGGGAGGTAGAAGGGGAAGGAGGCTGTAA
- the LOC116201691 gene encoding aminopeptidase M1-like has protein sequence MDQFKGLTRLPKFAIPSHYDLHLKLDLTSCTFSGTLRINLHIVKETRFLVLNALELDIGEVFFATNSSAQKRIRPCDVALGEDDEILVLGFDEVLGVGEGVLAVQFSGVLNSQLKGLYRCSYVVGRQEKNMATTQFEAVEARRCFPCWDEPALKATFRITLDVPPELTALSNMPVIEEKLDGNFKTVYFEESPPMSTYLVALVVGLFEHIEDTTVDGVKVRVYCPPGKRNNGKFALHLAVKALELFSEYFSMPYPLPKLDMVAVPEFSGGAMENNGLIIYRENELLHDELLSTAAKKQRLTIVVTHEVAHHWFGNLVTMEWWTHLWLNEGFATWVSYMATDRFFPEWKIWTQFLQQSTGGLHMDALENSHPIEIEVSQARSVLEIFDAISYKKGSAVIRMLQDYLGDKVFQKSLSSYIKRYAWKNAKTEDLWNVLTEETGVKVNAMMNTWTKRKGYPVISVKLKGHILEVEQSPFLSSGSHGEGQWIIPITLCIGSYSRTKKFLLETKVAEVDLCDFFDSSDGQRWVKVNVDQSGFYRVKYEHKLAVELCKAVESNSLTATDKYGILDDAFALCEGCDLPLSSLLTLMDVYKKELDYIVLSKLIDCSEDMPQRDPEFSGQLETILYKSPPVFCQLGWEAKPGESHLDVLSRGEVLMAMANFGDETIHKEALRRFKSLLNDKDTPLRSADTKRAAYISIMRNTTASNRDHFESLLRIYREADTVQERERILRFLAFSPDPDIVLEVLNFLVSDQVRNQDIVYGLAQISLEGRETAWKWFKENWDFILKKYGTGVLLPNFIVGIVSPFSSDEKADEVKEFFAGRMSPAFSMNLEQSIEQVRVKARWVRSIKREKSLEDLIKQLACKG, from the exons ATGGATCAATTCAAGGGCCTAACGAGGCTCCCGAAGTTTGCCATCCCGAGCCACTACGATCTCCACTTGAAACTCGACCTGACATCCTGCACTTTCTCCGGTACCCTGCGGATTAACCTCCACATAGTCAAGGAGACCAGGTTCCTCGTCCTCAATGCCCTCGAGCTCGACATTGGCGAAGTGTTCTTTGCCACCAACAGCTCTGCCCAGAAG AGGATTCGTCCCTGTGACGTTGCCTTGGGTGAGGATGATGAGATATTGGTATTGGGTTTCGACGAAGTGCTTGGTGTTGGAGAAGGAGTGCTGGCAGTTCAGTTCTCCGGGGTCCTCAATAGTCAGTTGAAGGGTCTCTATAGATG TTCGTACGTGGTTGGAAGACAAGAGAAGAATATGGCTACTACCCAGTTTGAAGCTGTGGAGGCAAGACGGTGCTTTCCTTGCTGGGATGAACCCGCTCTTAAG GCCACCTTCAGGATCACACTTGATGTGCCCCCAGAGCTGACTGCCTTGTCCAATATGCCCGTTATAGAAGAGAAGCTCGATGGGAATTTCAAGACTGTTTATTTTGAAGAATCCCCACCGATGTCGACTTATTTGGTGGCCCTGGTGGTTGGTTTATTTGAACATATCGAGGATACAACAGTTGATG GAGTTAAGGTCCGTGTATATTGTCCTCCGGGTAAGAGAAATAACGGGAAGTTTGCTTTGCATCTCGCTGTGAAGGCACTTGAGCTATTTTCTGA GTACTTTTCCATGCCATACCCGCTGCCTAAGTTGGATATGGTTGCAGTCCCCGAGTTCTCAGGTGGGGCCATGGAAAACAATGGTTTGATCATTTATCGCGAAAACGAGCTGCTTCACGATGAGTTGCTATCCACTGCTGCCAAGAAGCAACGG CTCACGATTGTCGTGACACATGAAGTTGCTCATCACTGGTTCGGCAATCTTGTGACAATGGAATGGTGGACCCATTTATGGCTGAATGAAGGTTTCGCAACATGG GTCAGCTATATGGCAACCGATCGGTTTTTTCCAGAATGGAAAATATGGACTCAATTTCTGCAACAGAGTACTGGTGGACTGCACATGGATGCACTTGAGAACTCTCATCCTATCGAG ATAGAAGTATCCCAAGCTCGGTCGGTCCTTGAGATATTTGACGCAATAAGCTATAAGAAGGGATCAGCAGTCATCAGAATGTTGCAGGATTATCTCGGAGACAAAGTTTTTCAG AAATCATTGAGCTCGTACATAAAAAGATACGCGTGGAAGAATGCGAAAACTGAAGATCTATGGAATGTTCTTACTGAGGAAACTGGTGTTAAAGTGAATGCCATGATGAACACTTGGACAAAGCGTAAAGGTTATCCTGTCATCTCGGTGAAGTTAAAGGGTCATATCTTGGAAGTTGAACAG TCACCGTTCCTCTCATCAGGATCACATGGTGAAGGACAGTGGATCATTCCGATAACCTTATGTATCGGTTCATACAGCAGAACTAAGAAGTTTCTTCTGGAAACAAAAGTTGCAGAAGTGGACTTGTGCGACTTTTTTGATTCTTCGGATGGACAAAGATGGGTTAAGGTGAATGTCGATCAGAGTGGTTTCTATCGGGTCAAGTACGAACATAAGCTTGCAGTTGAATTATGCAAGGCAGTAGAAAGCAATTCTCTGACAGCAACAGACAAGTATG GGATCTTGGATGATGCATTCGCTCTTTGCGAGGGTTGTGATCTGCCATTGTCATCTCTGCTAACTTTGATGGATGTATACAAGAAAGAGCTCGATTACATTGTGCTATCAAAACTCATCGAT TGCAGTGAGGATATGCCACAACGCGATCCCGAGTTCAGTGGACAACTTGAAACGATTTTGTACAAATCTCCTCCTGTTTTCTGCCAA TTAGGCTGGGAAGCCAAACCTGGGGAGTCTCATTTAGATGTACTGTCGAGGGGAGAAGTCTTGATGGCCATGGCTAATTTCGGGGATGAGACAATTCACAAGGAAGCGTTAAGGCGCTTTAAGTCATTACTTAACGATAAGGACACCCCGCTCCGCTCTGCTGACACGAAAAGG GCTGCTTATATTTCTATAATGAGGAACACCACCGCCTCAAACCGAGATCACTTCGAGTCCCTTCTGAGAATATACAGGGAAGCTGATACCGTGCAGGAAAGGGAAAGGATTCTGC GTTTCCTGGCATTTTCTCCTGATCCAGATATTGTTTTAGAGGTTCTGAACTTTCTAGTATCTGACCAG GTTCGTAATCAAGATATCGTTTACGGGCTAGCTCAGATAAGCTTAGAAGGACGCGAAACAGCGTGGAAGTGGTTTAAG GAGAACTGGGACTTCATTCTGAAGAAATACGGGACTGGTGTTCTCCTCCCGAACTTCATAGTCGGAATCGTTAGCCCG TTTTCTAGCGACGAGAAGGCTGATGAGGTTAAGGAGTTCTTCGCTGGCCGAATGAGTCCTGCATTTTCCATGAACTTGGAGCAAAGCATCGAGCAAGTTCGAGTCAAAGCAAGGTGGGTCCGAAGCATCAAGCGAGAGAAGTCTCTCGAAGACCTAATCAAACAGCTAGCATGCAAGGGATGA
- the LOC116201733 gene encoding uncharacterized protein LOC116201733 isoform X1: protein MDQKHSNVGVDQEKGDYTPLKDEEDPKLGLYDKPLPCFGCGIGWFSNVVLCDDPILLQLLPEGSQRKSWTSSFCNCCNDMYSCYYHRCGSNYVGIAPKRETTIQIILSICRVYRRTYLLWRIDEEFLLSKQQRRFHLT from the exons ATGGATCAGA AGCATTCAAATGTTGGGGTGGACCAGGAAAAAGGTGACTATACCCCCCTTAAAGACGAAGAAGATCCAAAGTTGGGACTGTACGACAAGCCTCTTCCTTGTTTTGGTTGCGGAATCGGATGGTTCTC TAATGTGGTACTTTGCGACGATCCTATACTTCTGCAATTACTACCAGAAGGATCCCAGAGAAAGAGCTGGACTAGCAGCTTCTGCAATTGCT GCAATGATATGTACAGTTGCTATTATCATCGCTGCGGCAGTAATTATGTCGGGATAGCACCGAAAAGAGAGACCACGATTCAAATCATCCTCTCAATATGCAGAGTTTATAGAAGAACATATCTGTTGTGGCGCATAGATGAAGAATTCTTGTTAAGCAAACAACAAAGAAGATTTCATCTAACGTGA
- the LOC116201709 gene encoding threonine synthase, chloroplastic-like, which produces MSAAAAASSSLFQSSPFHLTPSKPRRRSHHLNLNLIRSAAGNDSPAASPPPPPTKHRRPADQNIRQEAHLLHTSSASPDHGFSAKYVPFNADPSCTESYSLDEIVYRSQSGGLLDVAHDFDALRRFDGAHWRALFDSRVGRTTWPYGSGVWSKKEWVLPEIHPDDIVSAFEGNSNLFWAERYGKQFLGMSDLWVKHCGISHTGSFKDLGMTVLVSQVNRLRRLGKPVVGVGCASTGDTSAALSAYGAAAGIPSIVFLPANRISIAQLVQPIANGAFVLSIDTDFDGCMQLIREVTAELPIYLANSLNSLRLEGQKTAAIEILQQFDWEVPDWVIVPGGNLGNIYAFYKGFHMCKELGLVDRIPRLVCAQAANANPLYLYYKSGWNDFKPVKANTTFASAIQIGDPVSIDRAVYALRNSNGIVEEATEEELMDAMAQADSTGMFICPHTGVALTALIKLRNSGIIGPTDRTVVVSTAHGLKFTQSKTDYHSRDIKDMACRFANPPVQVKADFGSVMDVLKKYLSKSS; this is translated from the coding sequence ATGTCCGCCGCAGCCGccgcctcctcctccctctTCCAATCATCCCCATTCCACCTCACCCCTAGCAAGCCCCGGAGGCGTTCCCACCACCTCAATCTCAACCTTATCAGATCTGCCGCCGGCAACGATTCTCCTGCAGCTTCCCCTCCACCTCCGCCAACCAAGCATCGCCGCCCCGCCGACCAGAACATCCGCCAGGAGGCACACCTCCTCCACACCAGCTCCGCCTCCCCCGACCACGGCTTCTCCGCCAAGTACGTCCCTTTCAACGCGGACCCCTCCTGCACCGAGTCCTACTCCCTCGACGAAATCGTCTACCGGTCCCAGTCAGGCGGCCTCCTCGACGTGGCCCACGACTTCGATGCCCTCCGCCGCTTCGACGGGGCGCACTGGCGGGCTCTATTTGACTCCCGGGTTGGCCGCACCACCTGGCCGTATGGCTCCGGGGTGTGGTCCAAGAAGGAGTGGGTGCTTCCCGAGATCCACCCCGATGACATTGTCTCTGCCTTTGAGGGCAACTCCAACCTATTCTGGGCTGAGCGTTACGGCAAACAGTTCCTGGGCATGAGCGATCTGTGGGTTAAGCACTGTGGAATCTCCCACACCGGGAGCTTCAAGGATCTCGGTATGACGGTTCTCGTCTCTCAGGTGAATCGTCTCCGGCGATTGGGCAAGCCCGTCGTCGGGGTTGGCTGTGCCTCGACTGGTGACACCTCAGCTGCCCTCTCTGCATACGGTGCTGCTGCTGGGATCCCTTCCATCGTCTTCCTCCCCGCGAATCGAATCTCGATCGCACAGTTAGTCCAGCCTATAGCAAATGGGGCATTTGTTCTGAGCATTGATACTGATTTTGATGGTTGTATGCAGCTGATCAGGGAAGTCACTGCTGAGCTCCCGATTTATTTGGCCAACTCCTTGAACAGCCTGAGGCTCGAGGGCCAGAAAACTGCTGCGATAGAGATCTTGCAGCAGTTCGATTGGGAAGTGCCTGACTGGGTCATCGTCCCCGGCGGCAATCTCGGCAATATTTATGCCTTCTACAAAGGGTTCCATATGTGCAAGGAGCTGGGCCTTGTCGATAGGATTCCAAGGCTAGTCTGTGCGCAGGCTGCGAATGCGAACCCTCTGTATTTGTATTACAAGTCAGGTTGGAATGACTTTAAACCCGTGAAGGCGAACACCACCTTTGCATCGGCCATTCAGATTGGTGACCCTGTGTCGATTGATCGGGCAGTGTATGCTCTAAGGAACTCTAATGGGATAGTTGAGGAGGCGACTGAAGAGGAGCTGATGGATGCGATGGCACAAGCTGATTCGACCGGAATGTTTATCTGTCCGCACACCGGGGTGGCTCTGACCGCCCTCATTAAGCTTAGGAATAGTGGGATCATTGGCCCCACGGATCGGACAGTGGTGGTCAGCACGGCTCATGGGCTGAAGTTCACGCAGTCAAAGACCGATTATCATTCGAGGGATATCAAGGACATGGCTTGCAGGTTTGCAAATCCGCCCGTGCAAGTGAAAGCTGATTTCGGGTCGGTGATGGATGTCCTGAAGAAGTACTTGAGTAAATCCTCCTGA